The proteins below are encoded in one region of Chrysemys picta bellii isolate R12L10 chromosome 4, ASM1138683v2, whole genome shotgun sequence:
- the LOC135983440 gene encoding uncharacterized protein LOC135983440 has protein sequence MESSQDRKRAPAWTEREVRDLLAIWGDEAVIAELRSSKRNGKVLEKISKAMKDRGHNRDTQQCRVKIKELRQAYHKAREANGRSGAEPQTCRYYAELHAILGGAATTTPTVCYDSLTGETHREDGSGNEEDDDGGTVGSSQQQGSGETGFPNSQDMFVTLDLEPVTPELTQDPQGTQETSAANVSPSQRLVNIRKRKRRTRDEMFTELQMSAQADRAQQNAWRQSMTEMRKAQYEREERWRAESREEQSKWRAEDDRWRQLADRGQEAMLRLLEHQTDMLERMVELQERQQEQRPPLQPLCNQQPSSPSSIASSPRRPRTRWGGLRPPSHSTPDDRPSIRRLAFNKS, from the exons atggagtcctcccaggatcgcaaaagagctccagcatggaccgaacgggaggtacgagatctgctcgccatatggggagatgaagcagtgatagctgaactccgtagcagtaaaagaaatggaaaagtattagaaaagatctccaaggccatgaaggaccgaggccataacagggacacacagcagtgccgcgtgaaaattaaggagctacggcaagcttaccacaaagccagagaagcaaacggaaggtccggggcagagccgcaaacttgccgctactacgcggagctgcatgcgatcctagggggtgcagccaccactaccccaaccgtgtgctatgactctctcactggagaaacacacagggaagacggttcggggaacgaggaagatgacgatggaggtactgtaggtagctcacagcagcaaggaagcggagaaaccggtttccccaacagccaggatatgtttgtgaccctggacctggaaccagtaacccccgaactcacccaagaccctcagggcacacaggagacctctg ctgcaaatgtttctccttcgcagaggctcgtgaacattagaaagagaaaacgtaggacgagggacgagatgttcacggagctgcagatgtccgcccaggctgatagagcacagcagaatgcgtggaggcagtcaatgacggagatgagaaaagcccaatatgaacgagaggagaggtggcgggctgaatcgcgggaagaacagagcaagtggcgggctgaagacgataggtggcgtcagcttgcagacagagggcaagaggcaatgctccgtctgctggagcatcaaactgatatgctcgagcgtatggttgagttgcaggaaaggcagcaggagcagagaccgccgctacagcccctgtgtaaccaacagccctcctccccaagttccatagcctcctcacccagacgcccaagaacacggtgggggggcctccgtccacccagtcactccaccccagatgatcgcccaagcatcagaaggctggccttcaataagagttaa